The genomic stretch aattaacgtttacaaattattagcatattattatactattaaagtaagaaattatatttaatgaaaatgttgaacaaatttttttattaggtGCGTATAGAAGGCAAAGCAGTAAAAACTTCTGCAGAAGACTCGGATCATTATTTCCAAAGCCGACCATATTCGTGTCAAATAGGATCAATGTCTAGCAAACAAAGTAGTGTGATTGCGAGTAGAGAGACGCttgttgtaaaagaaagagaattaaTAGCACAGTTCCCAAAGGGCCAAGTTAAAAGGCCAAAATGCTGGTaattcgatgaattattaaaaacgcATCATGTACGAtaataatctaatttaatttttagggGAGGCTATATCATTATTCCAAGTTCCGTAGAATTTTGGCAAGGTCAAAGCGATCGTTTACACGATAGAATTCGTTTCAGACGGCTTATGCCTAACGACAAACTCGACGACGTATTACTCCATCAAGGAGATAACGGATGGGTTTATGAAAGATTATCTCCATAGATAATACAAGaaaggatattttttattaaataatattttttatttttaaattacaaaaagaataATGCTTCTAGAATAATAAGTTTCGGATCAGCCTAAGATTGTTATTTCCTtgtaatttttagaatttctctTTGTAATcctaaaaatgtatatatatgtaatatacaaatataattacatatacttcaaactatataaataaactatatatataaataaattatatatatatatatatatataattgttgcTTGTTTAGAAAAATACCCTCTCTATTTCTCCACACTATCTCAACGTCAAAAATAGCATCTTCCTCTATTAGGTTCTGAAATTGCCTCATTCCTCCACCGACACCGAAATAATAACTTTTACCGGCAATAAACCTAAGAACATCACGTGAGCCAATGTTATATTGCGTTCccgtaaaagtaaaaaataagattAGATAATAATTGTACTTGCCCAACGCCATTCGCTTTGAGCCTATTTTTGAAAACctcgtacaattttttatgattGTCGGGGTTATAAATTGTTTCACTTGTGAAAATCAGATCGTATTCTACGAATTCATCGCCATTGTTAGAATCACGCAATTTTGTGAACGATTCCCAATCACCGCAAAAAAATTTACACCTATTTAATACGCTGTCTCGAtcctcaaaattcaataaaacatTCGGGATCGTTACAGTTTTAATTACTTCTACATTCTGCAATGataattaatcgtaaaatcaattttataattcacaTCATGAACATATCATGATAAATACGAACataatcttgaaaatgaaCGATGGAATTTTTAAGAAGAGCAACAAGGCCAATAATACCGGTACCGCATCCTAAGTCCAAAACAAATTTATCttgaaattcgatattttttaataagtatTGGCCTAAATCGTAACTGCACTCCCAAACTTTTAAGCCACCTTTATACAAGAAATCGAACaattcaacaattttttactgTTGTTAATGGCGACGAAACTTTTTTAGAAAGTAAATGATATTGTTTTAAGGAAACTTAGATATAGTCTACCTTCGTATTTAGCGGGAATAAGATCAGAATGTTGCGATTCTGCCTctagaatatttgtataattatacttttgcATATCGTGTAACGCCCTTTTAggttgaattaattttaatttgcaatCCGGAAAAAACACACATTCTTTACAGTCATTAGGTTCATATCGGTTCTCGATTTGCAATTCCAATTCCGATACCTCCACCTCTGAGGCAGGTATCCAATtaattgttgattttttagtatctTCACCTCTCACTAAAATAATAgctcttttcatttcttcttcatAAACTTATTCTTTAAAACACTAATTCAACGAAAACTTGGATCGCATTCaacaattatatatgtacGGAAGTATAACGCAAGTATAACCTCAAAAATAATTCTCGATGCTGAGAATTCTAATtagttataaggaaataaaatatataaaagtaccTTCATCCTGCTTATTTTCCGAAAATCCGAATTTAAACATTTCCTATTTGATAGTTTTCCTGTCACgctttattacaaaaaatcattaaaaaataaaataattgaagacAGAAATCAAAACATAACCGTGTGCTTTCACCATTTTAGTGTAGTTACCAACGTTATCGACATAACGTAGAAAAAGATAGCAATCACAGAGAATCACTTTCTTGTAATTGACCTTGATATAGTTTATAACATCTTTCAAGCTAATAACAGAGTTACGAAGTATTtggtttatttacaattttttcaaactcCCTTTAGGACTTTTAGCTATCTACATTGaactacaaatattaattaacccTTAAGTCCTAAACTTTTTATATCTGAATCTCAATCTTGTTTTAACAAACAAGAGGACGTtatgttttaacaaattttctatcaaaaaattaaaataaaaaatcacgtATGTCAGtaacaattatttcatattttcctcaAGTTTAAGGAATTTGTTAATGATAGAGAAATACGCTTGGATCGACAATAATTGAAAGAACGCAacaagattaaataaaattaataatcatgTACAAACAATATGTAGTCGATACGTATAAATGATTAGTATTATACTTATCATTACCGCCACAATTTTCAACAGCAAGATTCCTGCGTCAAGGTACAACTAGTGACTCCCTCCGCCCAAAACTTAGTTTACGTATTGTAAAGATTTTCTGGGCTAATAATAGacctaaacaaaaattttggaAGTATTTGTtagaatatatgtaaataattaaatattaaactgaATAGAATAtacttttcaattaaatttagtttgttatttatagaaaattttttaattcatatttctgaataattataatcgcaaaaaacacaaatatttataaaataaaatattaactattataaaataagGTACAGTTTGCTTACAAACCAAATCTCTTAAAGAGCACCTTATATCATTGCTTTAATAACTATAGCCCTAAAAACTGGACGCAACAGAAACtaattccattaaaaagaaataaaaaaatcgaatataaaatacttacaCTGCTTTATTCACcgttttgtttaattttttggcAATAAAGATACAAGACACTCTTAACCGACACTTTCAAACTTAATAAACTTTTCCGGAAGCTAAACTGCTTGCGATTCTCGCATTACTTGTTATCCTATCGATTATCGATTCTACAAAGGCGCGAAATTTAAACTTTCATTATTCAATaggaaaaaaatatgaaattatttgttgtaaaaagaaatatgattataaaatatatttaatttgctgttttattgatttttaatgttaaaaaaactattatgttattataaacaataacattaatatatatatatatatatttttatactatcaATACTATCTTGCCTTTTGTTATGTATGTACTTCCATCAATTATTAAGTTGTTtgatcgtttcttttatctttatagATCATAACTACAATGAATGAAGAAACTGTGTGGCAAGAATTATCAGAAATACTTGCTGATCCTCCAGAGACAAGGGATAAGTGTTCGCAATGCaagtatgtataaatatgaaattaggTTATGTTTaagcaattatatatatatatatatatatatatatatatatatatatataatatatatatatatatttatttattttttatatatttatttatttatttcacatatcattttaattccattaaaattgattaatgTGTTATATACAGAAGGCCTGTGCCAGTATGCTGGTGTCCGGGATTACCTAAGCATCCTGTATGTCCTGCAtcaagaataataattttacaacatCCAGCTGAAGCAAAACGTTGCCTACGAACTGCGCCTATGCTTGCTCTTGGTTTAGAGCCTGGAAAATGTGTAATTTATAggtgatttatttaaaatattggtgcataatattaaaatttggaGTTACATATAATGCTATAGTATTCTTCTATTTTAGAGGAAAAAAGTTTCCACTTTCAAAACATGAAGGCTTaactgaaattttaaatgacaaagatactatattattatacccATCTCCGGGTGCTATAGCACTTGATAAATTAAATCCTGTTGGAGTTAATGAACAGAAACCttataatcttattttattagatgGAACTTGGCCACAAGCGAAGGTAGTGTATCTTGTAACTTAGCCAATCTATATACTAAAATGAATAAAGGAGAAGCTGTTTGTGACAGGCAATATATCATTCAAGTCCAGCACTGTGTGTTTTACGAACATGTAAATTAGTTGGTATTCCAACAAGTGAATATGTTATTAGAACACAACCAACTGAAGGTTGTTTGTCTACACTTGAAACTGGTGCATTTGCTCTTTCCATTTTAGAAGGTGATCgagaattgaaaaataaaatgcttGGACCTTTACATTATCTTTGCAGGCAAGATTTCTATTCATGTAATATAAGATTGTATCTTATATAGAAagagaatataattatgaGAATTTTAGGTTTCAACTAGAAAATGGTGCTGTAACTCATCAAAGtaaagaatttctaattaaacagaaaacgtATCCAAAATTAATAGGACGAAGACTAGCTAAGCAATTACGTATACTGCCAGAAGAATctacataacattttttatctaATAGTTTTTGTGaggagatattttataataaatgtgtaatttttataagcatatctaaaaaataaacaaagagGTAAATAagacgaacgaataaaatgtttaatttaaaagtatatttttataaatattacatcatattatttcatattttttgaCAAAATACGAAAATCAAATGTAATATTTCCGTATCGTGGTACAAAGCTAAATGACCATAAAACACTACTTTGTTGTGTAACTTGTGTTGTGTCCTTAAATAAATGTACACCTTGTCTTGTAAATGGGTCCCATGATATTCGTTTCCCAAATTGTACTTCTACAGTAGGTCCTGATGATACTGTAATTTCGGAATTCAATTGCCAATCAACCCATAAGGCTACACCATTACACATTCCACTtctaaattaacaaaaaatataaaaaatgtaaacacGGCTTTGTAATAACcattaacataaaatattacaaatacttACGTTAAAATGGGTACACTTTCTGAAATATTAACATTCTCACATTCATTGACATCTTGtgttaaatcaaattttttaataacaaaaggTAAACTTAATGCTTTGGCAGGATATTCCCATAATGGTTGAGCTTCTACAGAACTATCACTTTTGTCACTCGATGTCTATaaacattataattaaaattaacattacaattaaatattataaaaattaaactttcatCATTTTATAATCTGTATTGTTGTACTTACTTGTATAAGTTTGTCAAAAATAGATAAGTCAAAATCCTCACAAACGCCAAGAGGTGCTCGTATTTTATGCAAATCCTTAAATTCAACTATAACGCCCATTATTGTTGCTGCGACTGGAATTCTTTGTATTTGAGGCGAATACTTTGAAACTAGATACCAAAAGTAAAGATTTTCCCAAGGTACAATTGAAGTGATAAAATATGGTTCaccaaaaattaaattaattgcacTTTCAGGAGGCAAATCGTTTACTGATTCAACAATTTCTACTCTCTCTGATAGCTCGTTCGTTTTAACAAACATTTCGATACATTTTCGAGACAAAAAGTTTGTCTCTAAGATGAAAATCTTTTTTGCACCTAATTGAATAGCTGCAAGACTCAATAGAGAGCCGTCTGAAAGACATAAACAAACTGTGTCAGGTGTAACTTCTTTTTCTAGAgctttgatatatttttcatttcgtataTGATCATTTAATTGTCCTATACGAGTTCTACAATAAGCTACGTGTACATTACAGCTGCAAACAGGTCTCTCACAATCTGGTGCTTCATTTCTGCAAACAagactttatatttattcttatgaaaaagtaaaacaactaaaacaaaataataagatCATTAAAGCAGCTTACATtgattcatttattaattgaaaccATAATGAATATTCATCATGATATCCAATCAAGCTAACTTCTTTGTTAACAGTAACTAAGGTTTCAACAggtaaatagtaaatagcTTGCATCCAGTGATCTCTCCAGGGTATTGCATCTGCTATTTCTTGCAAACTGAAAcctttattttgtaaaatttttgtatctgGATGTTCCCACACTGGAGCACTGCTTAACAAAACCTACATAAAGACTATTTagtaatatgtttaaaaacttttaataaataatgattacATACCTCATTATTTACATCCATAACTAAATCCCACCACATAAAAATAGCATGTGCAGTACCATTTGTAGTTGGTTTTACATGCAAAcactttttttcattatataatagAGTTGATTTACCAGATAAATCGAAcctaaaatattcattttatatttcgacCTTTTAAATTAAGGTCTTTTCAATCTTGAacaatttacatacatatataacatatatttacCTAAAAATAGGCTGAGGAGGTAATAAAGGTTTGAACGCATTATCAGGAAATTGTGTTAACTGTATATCATGTACTGCAGCTGCTCCAGAACAAGATTTTACAGAACATGGGgtacttaataaatatttatttttatttttta from Bombus pascuorum chromosome 2, iyBomPasc1.1, whole genome shotgun sequence encodes the following:
- the LOC132916347 gene encoding protein arginine N-methyltransferase 7 isoform X1, producing MLKVCFTQLIRTRNMSMFIQCLNPLIGSINWEEKDENYDYHQEVARSAFADMLHDHERNQKYYLALKAAIEKKHKDGEEANVLDIGTGTGLLSMMAARCGADSITACETFTPMAKCAIKIIQENGFEDKIKLIHKRSTRMTIGKDGDMIKKANILVTEVFDTELIGEGALSTFRHAHENLLEENSIVIPHSATIWVQVVESPTVCSWNTVHRIKNKNKYLLSTPCSVKSCSGAAAVHDIQLTQFPDNAFKPLLPPQPIFRFDLSGKSTLLYNEKKCLHVKPTTNGTAHAIFMWWDLVMDVNNEVLLSSAPVWEHPDTKILQNKGFSLQEIADAIPWRDHWMQAIYYLPVETLVTVNKEVSLIGYHDEYSLWFQLINESILVCRNEAPDCERPVCSCNVHVAYCRTRIGQLNDHIRNEKYIKALEKEVTPDTVCLCLSDGSLLSLAAIQLGAKKIFILETNFLSRKCIEMFVKTNELSERVEIVESVNDLPPESAINLIFGEPYFITSIVPWENLYFWYLVSKYSPQIQRIPVAATIMGVIVEFKDLHKIRAPLGVCEDFDLSIFDKLIQTSSDKSDSSVEAQPLWEYPAKALSLPFVIKKFDLTQDVNECENVNISESVPILTSGMCNGVALWVDWQLNSEITVSSGPTVEVQFGKRISWDPFTRQGVHLFKDTTQVTQQSSVLWSFSFVPRYGNITFDFRILSKNMK
- the LOC132916351 gene encoding histidine protein methyltransferase 1 homolog, which produces MFKFGFSENKQDEVRGEDTKKSTINWIPASEVEVSELELQIENRYEPNDCKECVFFPDCKLKLIQPKRALHDMQKYNYTNILEAESQHSDLIPAKYEGGLKVWECSYDLGQYLLKNIEFQDKFVLDLGCGTGIIGLVALLKNSIVHFQDYNVEVIKTVTIPNVLLNFEDRDSVLNRCKFFCGDWESFTKLRDSNNGDEFVEYDLIFTSETIYNPDNHKKLYEVFKNRLKANGVGFIAGKSYYFGVGGGMRQFQNLIEEDAIFDVEIVWRNREGLQREILKITRK
- the LOC132916347 gene encoding protein arginine N-methyltransferase 7 isoform X2 — encoded protein: MLKVCFTQLIRTRNMSMFIQCLNPLIGSINWEEKDENYDYHQEVARSAFADMLHDHERNQKYYLALKAAIEKKHKDGEEANVLDIGTGTGLLSMMAARCGADSITACETFTPMAKCAIKIIQENGFEDKIKLIHKRSTRMTIGKDGDMIKKANILVTEVFDTELIGEGALSTFRHAHENLLEENSIVIPHSATIWVQVVESPTVCSWNTVHRIKNKNKYLLSTPCSVKSCSGAAAVHDIQLTQFPDNAFKPLLPPQPIFRFDLSGKSTLLYNEKKCLHVKPTTNGTAHAIFMWWDLVMDVNNEVLLSSAPVWEHPDTKILQNKGFSLQEIADAIPWRDHWMQAIYYLPVETLVTVNKEVSLIGYHDEYSLWFQLINESINEAPDCERPVCSCNVHVAYCRTRIGQLNDHIRNEKYIKALEKEVTPDTVCLCLSDGSLLSLAAIQLGAKKIFILETNFLSRKCIEMFVKTNELSERVEIVESVNDLPPESAINLIFGEPYFITSIVPWENLYFWYLVSKYSPQIQRIPVAATIMGVIVEFKDLHKIRAPLGVCEDFDLSIFDKLIQTSSDKSDSSVEAQPLWEYPAKALSLPFVIKKFDLTQDVNECENVNISESVPILTSGMCNGVALWVDWQLNSEITVSSGPTVEVQFGKRISWDPFTRQGVHLFKDTTQVTQQSSVLWSFSFVPRYGNITFDFRILSKNMK
- the LOC132916357 gene encoding tRNA-uridine aminocarboxypropyltransferase 2, yielding MNEETVWQELSEILADPPETRDKCSQCKRPVPVCWCPGLPKHPVCPASRIIILQHPAEAKRCLRTAPMLALGLEPGKCVIYRGKKFPLSKHEGLTEILNDKDTILLYPSPGAIALDKLNPVGVNEQKPYNLILLDGTWPQAKAIYHSSPALCVLRTCKLVGIPTSEYVIRTQPTEGCLSTLETGAFALSILEGDRELKNKMLGPLHYLCRFQLENGAVTHQSKEFLIKQKTYPKLIGRRLAKQLRILPEEST
- the LOC132916352 gene encoding pyridoxine/pyridoxamine 5'-phosphate oxidase-like, which translates into the protein MSSSKLTADAEFGVDIADMRIKYKSKFETFTEEQLVSKEPMGQFKAWFEEASNNPQIFEPNTMFLATVTENGIPSIRPVLLKHYGNYGFKFYTNYESKKGRDIAENSNVAAYFYWQPLRRGVRIEGKAVKTSAEDSDHYFQSRPYSCQIGSMSSKQSSVIASRETLVVKERELIAQFPKGQVKRPKCWGGYIIIPSSVEFWQGQSDRLHDRIRFRRLMPNDKLDDVLLHQGDNGWVYERLSP